One genomic segment of Helianthus annuus cultivar XRQ/B chromosome 14, HanXRQr2.0-SUNRISE, whole genome shotgun sequence includes these proteins:
- the LOC110905165 gene encoding probable trehalose-phosphate phosphatase G isoform X2, with protein MINASKGKQIVVFLDYDGTLSPIVCDPDRAFMSDQMRAAVQDVSKHFPTAIISGRSREKVYSFVKLNEVYYSGSHGMDTMGPAQKNHSYDDKYHYKTVDEEGNEFIVFQPAKDFLPAIKKMLVEMMERTKNIRGVVIEDNMFCLSVHYRHVKDDEDYERLEQEVKSMLVNYPEFHLTSGKKVLEIRPSIEWNKGFKGKGRRIPDCCFFQTHQDNGFPLASRPI; from the exons ATGATTAATGCATCAAAGGGAAAACAGATTGTTGTTTTCTTGGATTATGATGGAACCTTGTCACCCATCGTCTGTGATCCTGATCGTGCCTTCATGTCTGATCAG ATGCGTGCAGCTGTTCAAGATGTTTCTAAGCACTTTCCCACGGCTATCATCAGCGGCAGGAGTCGCGAAAAG GTTTATAGCTTTGTAAAATTAAATGAAGTGTACTATTCAGGGAGTCATGGGATGGACACCATGGGACCAGCCCAAAAAAATCATTCATACGATGACAAATATCACTATAAAACCGTGGATGAAGAG GGAAACGAATTTATCGTCTTCCAACCGGCTAAAGACTTTCTACCCGCAATTAAAAAG ATGTTGGTCGAAATGATGGAGAGAACCAAAAACATACGAGGAGTGGTGATTGAGGATAACATGTTCTGCCTTTCTGTTCATTATCGACACGTTAAAGACGACGAGGATTATGAGAGACTAGAACAGGAAGTCAAGTCGATGTTAGTAAATTATCCAGAATTTCACTTGACGAGTGGCAAAAAGGTGTTGGAAATTCGACCTTCCATCGAGTGGAACAAAG GTTTTAAGGGAAAGGGGCGAAGGATACCCGATTGTTGTTTCTTCCAAACCCACCAAGACAATGGCTTTCCACTCGCTTCACGACCCATCTGA
- the LOC110905165 gene encoding probable trehalose-phosphate phosphatase G isoform X1 encodes MINASKGKQIVVFLDYDGTLSPIVCDPDRAFMSDQMRAAVQDVSKHFPTAIISGRSREKVYSFVKLNEVYYSGSHGMDTMGPAQKNHSYDDKYHYKTVDEEGNEFIVFQPAKDFLPAIKKMLVEMMERTKNIRGVVIEDNMFCLSVHYRHVKDDEDYERLEQEVKSMLVNYPEFHLTSGKKVLEIRPSIEWNKGHALEYLINNLGFDNSKTLLPIYIGDDTTDEDAFRVLRERGEGYPIVVSSKPTKTMAFHSLHDPSEVLSFLIRLGRWGGSNSNQG; translated from the exons ATGATTAATGCATCAAAGGGAAAACAGATTGTTGTTTTCTTGGATTATGATGGAACCTTGTCACCCATCGTCTGTGATCCTGATCGTGCCTTCATGTCTGATCAG ATGCGTGCAGCTGTTCAAGATGTTTCTAAGCACTTTCCCACGGCTATCATCAGCGGCAGGAGTCGCGAAAAG GTTTATAGCTTTGTAAAATTAAATGAAGTGTACTATTCAGGGAGTCATGGGATGGACACCATGGGACCAGCCCAAAAAAATCATTCATACGATGACAAATATCACTATAAAACCGTGGATGAAGAG GGAAACGAATTTATCGTCTTCCAACCGGCTAAAGACTTTCTACCCGCAATTAAAAAG ATGTTGGTCGAAATGATGGAGAGAACCAAAAACATACGAGGAGTGGTGATTGAGGATAACATGTTCTGCCTTTCTGTTCATTATCGACACGTTAAAGACGACGAGGATTATGAGAGACTAGAACAGGAAGTCAAGTCGATGTTAGTAAATTATCCAGAATTTCACTTGACGAGTGGCAAAAAGGTGTTGGAAATTCGACCTTCCATCGAGTGGAACAAAGGTCACGCCCTTGAGTATTTAATCAATAACTTAGGCTTTGATAACTCCAAAACCCTCCTACCAATATATATTGGAGATGATACAACCGATGAGGATGCTTTTAGG GTTTTAAGGGAAAGGGGCGAAGGATACCCGATTGTTGTTTCTTCCAAACCCACCAAGACAATGGCTTTCCACTCGCTTCACGACCCATCTGAAGTACTCTCTTTCTTGATTCGCTTAGGTAGATGGGGGGGTTCTAACAGCAACCAAGGCTAG
- the LOC110905168 gene encoding cyclic nucleotide-gated ion channel 1 — protein MMAFGGRFLCSLARVGSKSEKFVAFHRTVGFLGMRTGNQRKVAMEVVHKVKTSFGSVSNRFLEHGSGGIESFKRSMKSHSRSLNRIMSRGGDGSGKKVFNPQGKFLQKWNKIFVLSCVIAVSVDPLFFYIPIVKNGKCLDLDRSLQITASVLRSFMDVFYILHIIFRFRTGFIAPSSRVFGRGVLVEDAWVIAKRYMSSYFLVDILAVLPLPQVVILIIIPRMHGSKSLNTKNLLKFVVLFQYIPRMLRIYPLYNEVTRTSGILTETAWAGAAFNLLLYMLASHVLGAFWYLFSIERATTCWREACGNLLNESEYACYSFYCKDNDTLAYLNLSCPFVDTETPIFDFGIFLPALRSGVANSTDFPQKFFYCFWWGLQNLSSLGQNLKTSTYVWEICFAVFISIFGLVLFSFLIGNMQTYLQSTTIRLEEMRVKRRDAEQWMSHRMLPEFLKERIRRYEQYKWQETQGVDEDNLIRNLPKDLRRDIKRHLCLKLLKRVPMFEKMDAQLMDAMCDRLKPVLYTEKSYIVREGDPVEEMIFVMRGKLLTATTNGGRTGFFNSDYLKPGDFCGEELLTWALDPHTSSNLPNSTRTVKALEEVEAFALTPDDLKFVASQFRRLHSKQLRHTFRFYSHQWRTWAACFIQAAWRRHRRKRLEDSLREEEGRLQNALTGSDGSSPSLGAAMYASRFAANLLAMLRRNGARKKRIPEKLPPLMMLQKPAEPDFIAEED, from the exons ATGATGGCATTTGGTGGTCGCTTTCTTTGTTCGCTCGCTCGCGTGGGTTCTAAATCTGAAAAGTTTGTTGCTTTCCATCGAACAGTTGGTTTTTTAG GTATGAGGACCGGAAATCAGAGAAAGGTAGCAATGGAGGTTGTGCACAAAGTAAAAACATCCTTTGGTTCTGTTTCAAATAGGTTCCTGGAACATGGTTCTGGAGGGATTGAAAGCTTCAAACGATCCATGAAATCTCATTCCCGTTCATTAAATAGGATTATGAGTAGAGGAGGCGATGGTTCTGGGAAGAAAGTGTTTAACCCACAAGGGAAATTCCTCCAAAAGTGGAACAAAATCTTTGTCTTGTCATGTGTGATTGCTGTTTCAGTGGACCCGTTGTTCTTCTATATTCCAATAGTGAAAAATGGCAAGTGCCTTGATCTCGACCGATCCTTGCAGATCACAGCTAGTGTTTTGCGCTCATTCATGGATGTTTTCTATATACTTCATATCATATTTCGATTTCGTACTGGTTTTATAGCTCCTTCTTCCAGGGTATTTGGTAGGGGTGTTCTGGTTGAGGATGCTTGGGTGATTGCAAAGAGATATATGTCCTCATATTTTCTTGTTGACATTCTTGCTGTGCTTCCATTGCCACAG GTTGTGATTTTGATCATTATACCGAGGATGCATGGCTCAAAATCTCTGAACACCAAAAACTTGTTGAAGTTTGTTGTACTTTTCCAGTATATCCCGAGGATGCTTCGAATCTATCCTCTGTATAACGAGGTCACAAGAACTTCTGGCATACTTACTGAAACTGCATGGGCTGGAGCTGCTTTTAATCTCTTGCTTTACATGTTGGCTAGTCAT GTGCTAGGTGCCTTTTGGTACTTGTTTTCTATCGAACGTGCAACAACCTGTTGGCGAGAGGCATGTGGGAATTTGTTAAATGAATCAGAATATGCGTGTTATTCATTTTATTGTAAAGATAATGATACATTGGCATATTTGAATTTAAGCTGCCCTTTTGTGGATACGGAGACTCCTATTTTTGATTTTGGAATCTTTCTTCCTGCCCTCCGTTCCGGCGTTGCCAACTCAACTGATTTTCCACAAAagtttttttactgtttttggtGGGGTCTGCAAAATCTGAG TTCACTAGGTCAAAACCTAAAAACAAGCACCTATGTGTGGGAAATTTGCTTTGCAGTCTTCATATCTATATTTGGATTGGTTCTATTCTCATTTCTCATTGGAAATATGCAG ACTTACCTGCAGTCCACAACCATAAGATTGGAGGAAATGAGGGTGAAAAGACGAGATGCAGAGCAGTGGATGTCCCACCGTATGCTTCCGGAATTTCTTAAGGAGCGTATTAGAAGGTATGAACAATATAAATGGCAGGAAACACAAGGTGTTGATGAGGATAATTTGATCCGAAACCTTCCTAAGGACCTCAGAAGGGATATAAAACGCCATCTTTGTTTGAAACTTCTAAAAAGG GTGCCCATGTTTGAAAAGATGGATGCTCAACTAATGGATGCAATGTGTGACCGTTTGAAACCAGTTCTTTATACAGAGAAGAGCTACATCGTGAGGGAAGGGGACCCGGTTGAAGAAATGATTTTTGTAATGCGAGGCAAGTTACTAACCGCGACAACTAATGGTGGACGAACGGGCTTCTTTAACTCTGACTATCTTAAACCCGGTGATTTTTGTGGTGAAGAGCTTCTTACATGGGCCTTGGACCCACATACATCATCCAACCTCCCTAACTCCACAAGAACTGTTAAAGCACTCGAAGAAGTTGAGGCATTTGCATTGACGCCGGATGACCTCAAATTTGTAGCATCTCAGTTCAGAAGGCTTCACAGTAAGCAATTACGCCACACTTTCAGGTTCTACTCACATCAGTGGAGGACATGGGCGGCGTGTTTCATACAGGCCGCATGGCGACGACATCGTAGGAAGAGATTGGAAGATTCACTTCGGGAAGAAGAAGGCAGGCTGCAAAACGCTTTGACTGGATCTGATGGGAGTTCACCTAGTTTGGGTGCTGCAATGTACGCATCACGGTTTGCAGCTAATTTGCTTGCTATGTTGAGGCGAAATGGTGCAAGGAAAAAAAGAATTCCTGAGAAATTACCGCCATTGATGATGCTCCAGAAGCCTGCAGAGCCTGATTTTATTGCTGAAGAAGATTGA